The following are encoded together in the Fibrobacter sp. UWR4 genome:
- a CDS encoding DUF3332 family protein: protein MKKGIITLLCAGMVVLTGCYGKNACFEKLHQWNGSLGNKWLNSIVHFFLMCFGVYPICLGLIDGLVLNTVEFWTGSNPLAAGDSYFEKDAQGNTIAAVKNADGSMTAELTTAAGEKATITLQRDENVVRALDVEGNLVAQYEIAK from the coding sequence ATGAAAAAAGGTATCATTACCCTTCTCTGCGCCGGCATGGTTGTTCTGACCGGTTGCTATGGCAAGAACGCATGCTTCGAAAAGCTGCATCAGTGGAACGGCTCCCTTGGTAACAAGTGGCTGAACTCCATCGTTCACTTCTTCCTGATGTGCTTCGGTGTATATCCGATCTGCCTCGGCCTCATCGACGGTCTCGTTCTGAACACTGTTGAATTCTGGACCGGTTCCAATCCTCTCGCTGCTGGCGACTCCTACTTCGAAAAGGACGCTCAGGGCAACACCATCGCAGCTGTCAAGAACGCTGACGGTTCCATGACCGCAGAACTGACCACCGCTGCTGGCGAAAAGGCTACCATCACTCTCCAGCGCGACGAAAACGTTGTCCGCGCTCTCGACGTTGAAGGCAACCTCGTTGCTCAGTACGAAATTGCTAAGTAA